GGAACCGTCGCGGACCCCGACGGCAACCTGGTCCAGGTCATCGAATGGGGCGCGACGCCCGACGAAGGCCACGGGTAGGTCGGTGAAGGAGAACCGCCTACGCGCGATGTTCGACGACGGCGGCACCGCGTTCGGCGCGTTCTGCAACACACCGTCCACCTACTCCGCGGAGGTGTTCGCCGACGAGGGCTTCGACTACGTCTGCATCGACACCCAGCACGGGCTGATCGGGTACGACTCGATGTGGCCGATGCTCCAGGCCATGCGGTTCGCCGACACGACGCCGCTGGTGCGGGTCCCCGACATCGCGGGGGGCTGGGCGGCCAAAGCCCTCGACGCCGGCGCCGAGGGCGTCATCTTCCCGATGATCGAGTCTGCGGACGACGCGGCACGCGCCGTGAGGGCCGTGCGCTACGCCCCCCAGGGAGCCCGGAGTTTCGGGCCGGTACGAGCGGGCATGCTCATCGGCTCCGACACCCATCACGCCAACCGCCAGAACATGTGCATCGTGATGATCGAGACGGTCGCCGGCGTCGAACACGCCCATGAGATCTGCGCCACCGAGGGCGTCGACGCCGTCTACATCGGCCCGGCGGACCTCGCCGTCTCCCTCGGAGTGCCCCGCGACGGCTGGTTCAGCGACGACCGGCACGTCTCAGCCATGTCGGCGGTGCGCGAGATGTGCGAACGCCACGGCGTCATCCCCGGCATCCACACCGCCGGGGGCGAACACGGCGCCTCGCTCGCCGCCGAGGGTTTCCGCATGCTCACCATCGCGATGGACACGACCGCCATCCGCATGACCGCTCAGGCCCAACTCGCCCACGTCCGCTCGGGCGACGCCACCGGAACCGGCCTGTACGGCTGAGCGTGCACCGATGAAGGTCTTCGTCAGCCGCACCCTCCCCGGCGACACGATCGACGCGCTGCGTGCGACCCCCGGCCTCGACGTCGACGTCTGGGAGAACATCACGCCGCCGCCGCGCGACGAGGTGGTGCGCAGGGTGGCGGGCTGCGACGGCCTGCTTTCCATGTTGACCGAGCGCGTCGACGACGCCGTCTTCGATGCCGCACCGGACCTGCGGGTGGTGTCGAACATGGCGGTCGGCGTCGACAACATCGACGTCGCGGCCGCGACGGCGCGCGGCATCCCCGTCGGTCACACGCCGGGGATCCTGACCGACGCGACGGCCGACATCGCCTTCGCCCTGATCCTCGCCAGTCGCCGTCGCCTCGTCGAGGGTGTGGACCTCGTGCGTTCGGGCGGATGGGTCCCCTGGTACCCCGAGTTCATGGTCAGCCAGCCGGTCGCGGGTCAGACCCTCGGGCTGATCGGATACGGCCGGATAGCGCAGGCCGTGGCCCGCCGGGCCCGCGGGTTCGACATGGAGATCCTCGTCCACACCCGCACCCCACCCGATGACCCCGACGTCACCGCGGTGAGCCTCGAGGACCTGCTGCGCCGGGCCGACATCGTCTCGCTGCACTGCCCGCTCACCCCCGAGACCCGTCACCTGATCGACGCGGACGCCCTCGCTGCGATGAAGACCACGGCCACCCTCGTCAACACCGCCCGCGGACCCGTCGTCGACGAGACGGCACTGGTCGCGGCGCTGCAGGACGGCACGATCGCCGGCGCGGGACTCGACGTCACCGAAATCGAACCGCTGCCGGCCGACTCGCCACTTCCGTCGCTGACGAACTGCGTGGTCATCCCGCATCTCGGATCGGCCACCATCCCCACCCGGACGCTGATGGCCGAGCGTGCTGTGACGAACCTTCTCGCCGGACTTGCCGGTGAGCCACTCCCCCACACCGTGAACCCCGGGGTCGGCAACTCCGACTGAGCGATCTTGTGCTCTCAGCACATGGAGTGGCGACGTCCCACGCAATAGGCTCGGACGATGGCGACTGACATCGGTATTCCGACCGCTCCGCAACTCGTCGACGAGACCTCCGGCCTCGTACCACCGACACCGGACTCGCCGATGCTCCAGCCCTACGAGGTCTTCGACCGTGATCTCTTCGACCTGGAGATGGTGCGGGTCTTCGGCCGCTCATGGGTGTGGCTGGGCGACACCGAGGACCTCACCGAACCCGGCGACTACCTCACCGGACAGATCGGCTACCAGCCGGTCATCGTCATCCGCCAGGCGGACGGGTCGATACGCGGCTTCCTGAACAACTGCCGGCACCGGGCCGCGTCGATCGTCAGCGAGCCGCTGGGCAACTGCGGAAAGACGTTGACCTGCCCGTACCACAACTGGGCCTATTCGATCGACGGGACCCTGGTCGGCATCCCCGACAAGCCCCGCATGTACCCGGACGGCATCGACACGGACGAGTACGGCCTGGTCGAGATCCGCATCCACATCGCCTGGGACAAGCTCGTCTTCGGCTGCCTGTCGCGCCGGGCGCCCACCTTCGACGAGTGGATCGCACCGTTCGCACAGCGCTACGACCGCTACGGGTTCGGCGGGATGCACCGCTTCCACCGTGACCTGGACCAGACCTACCCGATCAACTGGAAGGCCTTCTGCGAGAACTCGAACGACGACTACCACGTCCGGTTCGTGCACCGTCGCCTCAACGACGTCCGCAAGAGCCTCGACACCATCGTGCGCTTCGAGGGACGGACGTGTTCGGGCTACAAGCCCCACATCGTCGAGGTGGACGACCCGTCCGGCGGTCGCACCGACCTCGCCGAGACGGAACGCACCGGCCACTACGCCGACTTCATCTACCCGAACCTGACGCCGCTGCCGTACGGCAACATGTTGATCGTCGTGCGGGCCGACCCGATCGCACCGGACCGTACCCGGCTGTTCTCGCGCATCTGGGGCTTCACGACCGACATCGACGAGCAGAACGAGGTGCTCGCGCAACTCGAGATCACGAACAGGGAGGACACCGACATGGTCACGAACCTGATGTCCAACCTCCGCTCGCCGTTCTACCGGGTCGGCCCGCCGACCACCTGGGAAGGCCGCGCCGCCCATGTCATGCGGCTCGTCCGCAGCGACGTCGCCACGCCACTCGCCGACGACGAGTTCGTCGGATCGCCCGCCTGATCGCCCAGGAGATCACCATGACAGAGACCACCGAGACACCCACCGAACAGCCGACCGGGCTGACCCACATCGCTCTCCCCGTGCGGAACCTCGCCGATCATCTGGCCTTCTACGAGCGCTACACGGACATGGTCGTCATCCACGAGCGTTTCGACGACACCACCGGGCTGCGCACCGCCTGGGTGGCCAACGAGAAGGACCGGACGACCGAGGGCGCTGCGACGTTCGTGATCGTCCTCATCGAGGGAAAGCTGCCCACCCAGATCACCGGCGACATCGTCGAGGAGTACGGCTTTCTCACCTCGATCTCCCACCTCGGGATCTCCGTCGAGTCACGAGCCGAGGTGGACCGCCTGGCAGCGATGGCCGAAGAGGACGGGTGCCTGCTGCTGGGGCCGATGTACCGCAACGAGGTCGTCGGCTACATCTGCGTCGTGAAGGACCCCGACGGCAACAACATCGAGTTCTCCGTGGAACAGGTTCTCGGCTGAACCGCTCAGCGCGCCGCGAACTCGGCGCGGACGTCGTCCAGCAACCCGTCGACGGTCCAGAGGTCCACGACGGTCGCGGCGAGCGCCTTGGCGCCGTCGATCACACCCCGGTCGCCACTGTCGGCCCCCGCATGGGCGACGAACTCGTGGGTGTGGATCGCGACGTCGTCGGGTGCGATCTTGACGACGGGATGGATCGACGGCACGACCTGGCTGACGTTGCCCATGTCCGTGCTGCCGCCGACGACCACGGCACCGCCGGGCTCGACGGGCTCGCGGCCCAGGGCCCGGGCGTGCGTCAGATAGCAGTCGAGGAGCACCTCGTTGTCGATGATCTCCGCGTACATCGGTCCGCCTTCGCGGATCTCGATCTCGCACCCCGCCGCGCTGGCACCGGCCTCCAGACACGCCCGCACCCGCGTCACGAGTTCCTCCAGGGACGCGACGGTCGACGACCTGACGTACCACTCGGCCTCGGTGTGCTCGGGCACGATGTTGGCGATGTCACCGGCGCGGGTGAAGATCCCGTGGATCCGCTCGTCGTCGCGGATGTGTTGACGCAGCGCCGAAACCGCGTTGTAGCCGGCCACCGCGGCATCGAGGGCGTTGCGTCCCCTGTGGGGCGCAGCGGAGGCGTGCGCCGGGCGCCCCGTGTACGAGGCGATCAGGTGCGCACGCGCGAGCGACGGCATGCGCGTCTGTTCGCTACCCCCGGGGTGGATCATCACCGCTGCGTCGACTCCGTCGAACACGCCCGCGTCGAGAAGGGCGACCTTGCCGCCCCCACCCTCCTCGGCGGGCGCCCCGACGACCACCACCCGGCCACCGAGGCGTTCGGCCAGCGCGGCGACCGACAGTCCGGCACCGAGCCCCGCAGCGGCGATCACGTTGTGCCCGCAGGCGTGGCCGATCCCCGGCAGCGCGTCGTACTCACACAGGATCGCGACCGTCGGGCCAGTGGTTCCCGCCCGGGCGACGAAGGCGGTCTCGAGTCCGGCGACGCCCGACTCGACCGCGAGGCCACCTGCCGCGAGGGCCTCGGTGAGGCGGGAGGCAGCGTGGTGCTCGGCGAAGCCCAGCTCCGGGTCGGCGTGGATCGCACGCGAAACGTCGATGAGGGTCGGGGCCAGGTCGTCCACCAGCGCGATGGCCTCGGCGGCGGGGCTGTCAGGATCGATGGCGGTCACGCGCCGAGTGTAGGACCCGCCGGCATCCGGTGAACACGCTCGTTGCGGCCGCACTCGAGGGGGAGGGATGGGAGTCGCTCCTGGCCCGGCTCGAAGAACTGTGCGGCCATCGGTGCGCCCTGATCGCGGTGCACGGCGGAGTGCTCGCACAGCCGACCGGACCCGGTCCCGCCGTGAGCCGACCGGCGTCGGGAACGCCGGCATCCGACAGCACCGTCGGCGGACTCCGGGCGACCGACGTCGCTTCGGCCCACGGACACGACGGCCCGCTCGCAGCCACCACCACCGACGGGCGCGCCGTGGCGGTCTTCGCCGTCGCTGCAGGCCGGCGGCGCGTCGGCGCCCTCGCAGTGGAGATGCCCCACGACGAGATGCACGAGGACGGCGAGCTCTTCGCAGGGGCCACGCTCGCTCTGGCCATCGCGGCGTCGCGTCGCGATGCGGAGGCGGCGGTGGTCGCCGACGAGGCGAGCGGGCTCATCGCGGAGCTGCGCTTCGGGTCCGGCCGCGATCCCGAGGCACTGCGCAGGTCCGCCGTGCGATTCGGCCTTCATCTCGACAGGCCGCACTCGGCTGTCGTCTTCGCCCACGAAGGTGCCAACTCCTCCGCGTGGACGGCGGCGGTGCGCTGGATCGAGACGCCGACGCTGCTCACCGACGACACGGCATGGACCATCCTTCCCGGCGACCCGTCAGCGGAACTGCACCGGATCCGTGAGCGCCTCAACGGGATCGTCGGCGGTGACGACACCGTCGTCGCCGCGTCAGGTGCCACGGTCAGCGACATCAGCGCACTGCCGGGTTCCTTCAGGGAGGCGGAGATCCTGCTCGCGCTGACACGGAGCCGGCACGGGCTGATCGCCACGCCCGCCACCTCCGGGATCGACACGGTCCTTCTCGATGTGGACGGCGACCGACTCCGGACGTTCGTGACCGCGGCACTCGGCCCCGTCCTGAACGAACCGGCTCTGCTCGAGACGCTCGAGGTATGGATCGACGCCCGCGCGAGCCGGGTCGCAGCGGCCGAGGCACTCGACGTGCACCGCAACACCATCGGCTACCGGATCGGGCGGCTCCGGGCACTACTCGACGTCGACCTCGACGACGCGATGACGACCCTGCGGTTGCGGACGGCTGTCGCCGCGCACCGCCTCCTCAGCGTCACCGACACCGGTCACGCTCCCCCCGGGGGGCCCCGAACCGACTGATTCGTGCTCGGAGCACAGGGACCTCGACGAGCGGGGGATCTACCCTGTGCCCATGTCCGACACCTCAGCCGGAAGCCAGGCCCCCGCCGATCTCCTCGTCAGCGGCGGTGACGTCGTGACCATGGCACCGAATCGCGAGGTCGTGTCCGGCGCCTCCATCGCGGTGCGGGACGGTGTCATCACCGAAATCGGCGAACCCGGCCGCCTGCGTGTCGAGAACCCCGGCGCCGAGGTCATCGACGCCCGCGGCTGCATCGTCATCCCGGGAATGATCGACGCCCACCAGCACCTGACCGGCGACCCGCTCATCCGCAGCGCCATCCCGGACCTCCTGGCGCCGGGCCTGTCCATCTTCGAGTGGTCGGTCCCCGCCCACGGCGCCCATACGCCCGCAGACGACGAGGTCGCCGCCACGTTGACGGCCCTGTCGTGCCTCAAGGCCGGCGTGACCACGGTGATCGAGGCAGGGACGGTCGCGCACCCGCGTTCGGCCGTAGCGGGGCTCGACGCCACCGGGATCCGCGCCACGATCGGCCGCTGGGGCTGGGATGAACCGGGCGTTCCCTTCACGGCGCCCGTCGACGAGGTTCTCGACGCCCAGCGCGAGCTCGTCGGGAACTGGCCGGCCGGCGGCCGGGTCGAGGGTTGGGTGACGCTGGTCGGCCACAGTCTCGCCAGCGACGAACTTCTCGGCGGCGCAGCCGAGTTGGCCCGCGAGCTCGGCGTGGGCATGACGATGCACATGTCGCCGACGTCGTCTGACCCGGAGTACTACGGCGAGAAATTCGGCCACCGCCCACTCGAGCACCTCGACTCACTCGGGGTCCTGTTCCCCGGACTCGTGCTCGCGCACGCCGTCTGGATCGACGACCTCGAGGTCTCGCTCGTCCTCGACCACGACGTCGCCATCGCGTTCTGTCCCTGGGCGCATCTGCGCCTGGGACAGGGGGCGACCGTCGCCGGCCGTCATGCCGAGATCATGGAGGCCGGCGGAAGGATCGCCCTCGGCTGCGACTCCTGCAACGCGGCCGATCACCACGACATCCTCTCCACCGCCGCGCTCGCCGCGGGGCTGGCCCGCGACACCCGGATCGACCCGACGCGGTTCGGCGCGCACCGTGCGCTGGAACTCGCCACGATCGACGGGGCCCGCGCCGTCGGCAAGGCGGACCTGGTCGGTTCGATCGAAGTGGGCAAGGCGGCCGACCTGGTCGTGATCGACGCGACCGGTATCGAATGGGCACCCCGGGGTGAGGTCGCCCTCCAGCTCGTGTGGGGTGGCGCCGGGCGTGACGTGCGTGACGTCGTGGTCGACGGCCGGGTCGTCGTCCGGGAGGGACGCTCGACGCTGCTCGACGAGGACGCCCTCATCGAGGCCGCCCACGACCGCCAGCGTGCACTGCTCGAGGCGACCGGGATCACGATCCCGAGCCCGTGGCCCCACACCGAACCGACCTGAACCCCGAGAACCGACCGAATCGGAGACGACCATGCCCAACCCAGTGATCTTCGTCGACTGGCCGAGCCCCGATCCCGAGGCGACGTCGCAGTTCTACGCCGACCTCTTCGAGTGGGGCTTCAAGCGCCGACCAGCGGGCGAGTTCCACGAGGTGCTGCCCGGGGTCAAGCCCAACCTCGGCATCCACCGCGAAGATCGCCCGGTGCAGGGTGCGACCCCGCGGGTCTACGTCATGGTGGCCGATCCCCCGGCGATGCTCGCGAAGGCGATCGAGATGGGCGCCACCAAGCTGTGGGACGAGGTGTACTGGGAGGAGTTCGACGGTCGCCACGCCGGCTTCCGGGATCCGTGGGGCAACGAGATCGTGCTGTGGCGCGACAAGGGCACCTACACGCCCGGCGCCGCATCGGAGAGCTGAACACCACGTGGGAATCGTCACGACGCTGCGGTCGGTGCTCAAGTTCCGCCGCTATGACAGCGACCGCGTCAGACGCCATCTCGCCGTGGCCGCCGACGTCGAGGACGTCCGCGCGCTGGCACGCCGCCACCTGCCGCGCGGCGTGTTCGACTACGTCGACGGTGCCTCGGAGGGCGAGGTGACGATGAACCGCAACCGGGCGGCCTACGCCAACGTCGAGTTCCGCCCGCGGGTACTGCGCGATGTGTCCGCCGTGGACATGACCACGACAGTGCTCGGGCGCACGACACCGATGCCGGTCGTGCTGGCCCCGACCGGGTTCACGCGGTCGGTGCACCCCGACGGTGAGCGCGCCGTCGCCCGGGCGGCCGCGGCAGCCGGGCTCCCGTACGCGATCTCGACGCTGGCGACCTGCTCGATAGAAGACGTCGCGGCGGCGTCGGATGCGGTCCCCTGGGCCGGCGGGGAAATGAGACGCCTCTGGTTCCAGGTCTACATGTGGCGCGACCGTGGCCTGGTCGCATCGATGCTCGATCGGGCGGCGCTGTGTGGCTACGAGGCCATCGTCCTGACCGTGGACACCGCCGTCTCCGGGCACCGCGAACGTGACATCCGCCGCGGGTTCGACCTCCCCCCGCAGCTCGGACTCGACACGGTCATCGACGGCGCCCGCCACCCACGCTGGGCGTGGAGCTTCATGCGCGGCGGACCCATCGAGTTCGCGAACGTCGCGGGTGCAGAACTACCCGACAAGCCCCCGTCGATGTCCATCAACGAGTACGCCGGACGCCAGTTCGACGCGGGCGTCACCTGGGAGGCGGTGGAGTGGCTCCGATCGGTCTGGGACGGCCCCATCGTGATCAAGGGGATCCAGTCGGTCGCCGATGCCGTCATCGCCGCGGATGCCGGCATCGACGCCATCGTGGTGTCCAACCACGGCGGCCGTCAGCTCGACTACTCGCCCGCCACCCTGGAGCTGCTCCCCCACGTCGTCGAAGCCGTCGACGGGCGCTGCGAGGTGATGGTCGACGGCGGCGTGC
Above is a window of Acidimicrobiales bacterium DNA encoding:
- a CDS encoding aldolase/citrate lyase family protein, encoding MKENRLRAMFDDGGTAFGAFCNTPSTYSAEVFADEGFDYVCIDTQHGLIGYDSMWPMLQAMRFADTTPLVRVPDIAGGWAAKALDAGAEGVIFPMIESADDAARAVRAVRYAPQGARSFGPVRAGMLIGSDTHHANRQNMCIVMIETVAGVEHAHEICATEGVDAVYIGPADLAVSLGVPRDGWFSDDRHVSAMSAVREMCERHGVIPGIHTAGGEHGASLAAEGFRMLTIAMDTTAIRMTAQAQLAHVRSGDATGTGLYG
- a CDS encoding D-glycerate dehydrogenase, whose translation is MKVFVSRTLPGDTIDALRATPGLDVDVWENITPPPRDEVVRRVAGCDGLLSMLTERVDDAVFDAAPDLRVVSNMAVGVDNIDVAAATARGIPVGHTPGILTDATADIAFALILASRRRLVEGVDLVRSGGWVPWYPEFMVSQPVAGQTLGLIGYGRIAQAVARRARGFDMEILVHTRTPPDDPDVTAVSLEDLLRRADIVSLHCPLTPETRHLIDADALAAMKTTATLVNTARGPVVDETALVAALQDGTIAGAGLDVTEIEPLPADSPLPSLTNCVVIPHLGSATIPTRTLMAERAVTNLLAGLAGEPLPHTVNPGVGNSD
- a CDS encoding aromatic ring-hydroxylating dioxygenase subunit alpha codes for the protein MATDIGIPTAPQLVDETSGLVPPTPDSPMLQPYEVFDRDLFDLEMVRVFGRSWVWLGDTEDLTEPGDYLTGQIGYQPVIVIRQADGSIRGFLNNCRHRAASIVSEPLGNCGKTLTCPYHNWAYSIDGTLVGIPDKPRMYPDGIDTDEYGLVEIRIHIAWDKLVFGCLSRRAPTFDEWIAPFAQRYDRYGFGGMHRFHRDLDQTYPINWKAFCENSNDDYHVRFVHRRLNDVRKSLDTIVRFEGRTCSGYKPHIVEVDDPSGGRTDLAETERTGHYADFIYPNLTPLPYGNMLIVVRADPIAPDRTRLFSRIWGFTTDIDEQNEVLAQLEITNREDTDMVTNLMSNLRSPFYRVGPPTTWEGRAAHVMRLVRSDVATPLADDEFVGSPA
- a CDS encoding VOC family protein, yielding MTETTETPTEQPTGLTHIALPVRNLADHLAFYERYTDMVVIHERFDDTTGLRTAWVANEKDRTTEGAATFVIVLIEGKLPTQITGDIVEEYGFLTSISHLGISVESRAEVDRLAAMAEEDGCLLLGPMYRNEVVGYICVVKDPDGNNIEFSVEQVLG
- a CDS encoding M20 family metallopeptidase, translating into MTAIDPDSPAAEAIALVDDLAPTLIDVSRAIHADPELGFAEHHAASRLTEALAAGGLAVESGVAGLETAFVARAGTTGPTVAILCEYDALPGIGHACGHNVIAAAGLGAGLSVAALAERLGGRVVVVGAPAEEGGGGKVALLDAGVFDGVDAAVMIHPGGSEQTRMPSLARAHLIASYTGRPAHASAAPHRGRNALDAAVAGYNAVSALRQHIRDDERIHGIFTRAGDIANIVPEHTEAEWYVRSSTVASLEELVTRVRACLEAGASAAGCEIEIREGGPMYAEIIDNEVLLDCYLTHARALGREPVEPGGAVVVGGSTDMGNVSQVVPSIHPVVKIAPDDVAIHTHEFVAHAGADSGDRGVIDGAKALAATVVDLWTVDGLLDDVRAEFAAR
- a CDS encoding helix-turn-helix domain-containing protein — translated: MNTLVAAALEGEGWESLLARLEELCGHRCALIAVHGGVLAQPTGPGPAVSRPASGTPASDSTVGGLRATDVASAHGHDGPLAATTTDGRAVAVFAVAAGRRRVGALAVEMPHDEMHEDGELFAGATLALAIAASRRDAEAAVVADEASGLIAELRFGSGRDPEALRRSAVRFGLHLDRPHSAVVFAHEGANSSAWTAAVRWIETPTLLTDDTAWTILPGDPSAELHRIRERLNGIVGGDDTVVAASGATVSDISALPGSFREAEILLALTRSRHGLIATPATSGIDTVLLDVDGDRLRTFVTAALGPVLNEPALLETLEVWIDARASRVAAAEALDVHRNTIGYRIGRLRALLDVDLDDAMTTLRLRTAVAAHRLLSVTDTGHAPPGGPRTD
- a CDS encoding amidohydrolase family protein; the protein is MSDTSAGSQAPADLLVSGGDVVTMAPNREVVSGASIAVRDGVITEIGEPGRLRVENPGAEVIDARGCIVIPGMIDAHQHLTGDPLIRSAIPDLLAPGLSIFEWSVPAHGAHTPADDEVAATLTALSCLKAGVTTVIEAGTVAHPRSAVAGLDATGIRATIGRWGWDEPGVPFTAPVDEVLDAQRELVGNWPAGGRVEGWVTLVGHSLASDELLGGAAELARELGVGMTMHMSPTSSDPEYYGEKFGHRPLEHLDSLGVLFPGLVLAHAVWIDDLEVSLVLDHDVAIAFCPWAHLRLGQGATVAGRHAEIMEAGGRIALGCDSCNAADHHDILSTAALAAGLARDTRIDPTRFGAHRALELATIDGARAVGKADLVGSIEVGKAADLVVIDATGIEWAPRGEVALQLVWGGAGRDVRDVVVDGRVVVREGRSTLLDEDALIEAAHDRQRALLEATGITIPSPWPHTEPT
- a CDS encoding VOC family protein; this translates as MPNPVIFVDWPSPDPEATSQFYADLFEWGFKRRPAGEFHEVLPGVKPNLGIHREDRPVQGATPRVYVMVADPPAMLAKAIEMGATKLWDEVYWEEFDGRHAGFRDPWGNEIVLWRDKGTYTPGAASES
- a CDS encoding alpha-hydroxy acid oxidase: MGIVTTLRSVLKFRRYDSDRVRRHLAVAADVEDVRALARRHLPRGVFDYVDGASEGEVTMNRNRAAYANVEFRPRVLRDVSAVDMTTTVLGRTTPMPVVLAPTGFTRSVHPDGERAVARAAAAAGLPYAISTLATCSIEDVAAASDAVPWAGGEMRRLWFQVYMWRDRGLVASMLDRAALCGYEAIVLTVDTAVSGHRERDIRRGFDLPPQLGLDTVIDGARHPRWAWSFMRGGPIEFANVAGAELPDKPPSMSINEYAGRQFDAGVTWEAVEWLRSVWDGPIVIKGIQSVADAVIAADAGIDAIVVSNHGGRQLDYSPATLELLPHVVEAVDGRCEVMVDGGVRRGSDVVKAVCLGASAVLVGRAHLYGLGAGGERGVTHVVDLLRSGIERNMALLGVTSVGQLGPDHVAWRTRP